In one Nicotiana sylvestris chromosome 8, ASM39365v2, whole genome shotgun sequence genomic region, the following are encoded:
- the LOC138876348 gene encoding uncharacterized protein has product MDQDIVNAMGLLTHTKQRLQRMRNSEFQSLMDDVSSLCDKHEIMISKMDALYFPGKSKRRALDVTYFHHLHVEIFNGVIDLHLQELRSRFDVVSTNLLLGMTSLNPLNSFDNFDKNRIMKLAEYYPNEFDSNKLWDLSFQLDSFVVYARGHDKRFFNMKGISDLSKINQHLVLNLPTCRHGTKFLTLKDPATTP; this is encoded by the exons ATGGATCAAGATATTGTCAATGCTATGGGACTCCTCACTCATACAAAGCAAAGATTACAAAGGATGAGGAATAGTGAATTTCAATCATTAATGGATGATGTCTCTTCATTATGTGATAAACATGAGATAATGATCTCGAAGATGGATGCTCTCTATTTTCCTGGGAAGTCAAAGCGTAGAGCTCTTGATGTTACATACTTTCATCACTTGCATGTTGAGATATTTAATGGTGTTATTGATTTGCATCTTCAAGAGCTTAGAAGTCGTTTTGATGTCGTGAGTACCAACTTACTTCTCGGTATGACTAGTTTAAATCCACTTAATTCATTTGATAATTTTGATAAGAACAGGATAATGAAGTTGGCTGAATATTATCCCAATGAGTTTGATAGCAACAAGCTCTGGGATCTTAGTTTCCAGCTTGATAGTTTTGTAGTTTATGCTCGTGGTCATGACAAGAGGTTCTTCAACATGAAGGGAATTAGTGACCTTTCTAAA ATTAACCAACATCTAGTATTAAACTTGCCGACTTGCCGTCATGGCACCAAGTTTCTCACTTTGAAGGATCCTGCAACTACTCCTTAG